A DNA window from Solanum lycopersicum chromosome 3, SLM_r2.1 contains the following coding sequences:
- the LOC101250193 gene encoding aspartic proteinase 36-like → MDLRRNINLILLLVLLGHHVKGENVVFNVKHKFGGRGGVSLKELKAHDVHRHGRMLGAADFQLGGNGSPTSSVLYFTKLSIGTPSKDYHVQVDTGSDLLWLSCAGCDNCPKESTLGIDMAQYNLQASTSGKSITCDQDVCATMFEATSSDCKVAKPCEYMVTYGDGSTSGGHFVKDNINLDQVSAGDNKTSPLQGNVTFGCSSKQSGGLGTSTNAVDGIIGFGAAKTSVISQLAAAGTVKRVFSHCLNGNSGGGIFAIGQLVEPKVNTTPLLTNRQHYTVSLKNIEVDGEVLNIPTSIFESKYSEAAIIDSGTTLAYLPSNVYNAVMGKLMAKQPKLKTHHHEGNFECFSYSGNVDNDFPVVTFKFMGNLTLTVYPHDYLFKLHDGDWCIGWQEGIEGKDGDDLFLLGDLVLSNKLFVYDLEKKTLGWTQYDCSSNIKVKDDSSENVYTVGAHNISSASTTTFTLFLTLISFLCYFFN, encoded by the exons ATGGATCTGAGGAGAAATATAAACTTGATTCTTTTGTTAGTTTTGTTGGGCCATCATGTGAAGGGAGAAAACGTTGTGTTCAATGTGAAACACAAATTTGGTGGGCGTGGAGGTGTGAGTTTGAAAGAACTGAAAGCCCACGATGTTCATCGTCACGGTAGAATGCTCGGTGCAGCCGATTTTCAATTAGGTGGCAATGGCAGTCCAACCAGTTCAGT ATTATATTTCACTAAGCTTTCAATTGGTACACCTTCCAAGGACTACCATGTTCAAGTAGATACTGGAAGTGACCTTTTATGGCTAAGTTGTGCGGGATGTGATAACTGTCCTAAAGAAAGCACACTCGGG atagATATGGCACAATATAACTTACAAGCATCAACGAGTGGGAAATCTATTACTTGTGATCAAGATGTTTGTGCTACAATGTTTGAAGCAACCAGCTCAGACTGCAAGGTAGCAAAACCGTGTGAATATATGGTTACTTACGGAGATGGAAGCACAAGCGGAGGACACTTTGTAAAAGATAACATCAATTTAGATCAAGTCTCTGCCGGAGATAATAAAACATCACCCCTCCAAGGAAATGTAACATTTGG GTGCTCGTCTAAACAATCTGGAGGCCTAGGTACATCTACTAATGCAGTTGATGGGATAATTGGTTTTGGAGCAGCAAAAACGTCTGTTATCTCACAATTAGCTGCTGCTGGAACTGTCAAAAGAGTATTTTCACATTGCCTCAATGGAAATAGTGGAGGTGGTATATTTGCTATTGGACAACTAGTTGAACCAAAAGTAAATACAACCCCATTACTCACAAATCG GCAACATTATACTGTTTCTCTCAAGAATATTGAGGTTGACGGTGAAGTTCTAAACATTCCGACTTCCATATTTGAGTCGAAGTATAGCGAAGCAGCAATAATTGACAGTGGAACAACTTTAGCATATCTTCCAAGCAATGTCTATAATGCTGTCATGGGAAAG CTTATGGCAAAGCAACCAAAATTGAAGACTCATCATCATGAAGGGAACTTTGAGTGCTTTTCATACAGTGGAAA TGTTGACAATGATTTCCCCGTTGTAACATTTAAGTTCATGGGAAATCTTACTTTGACGGTCTATCCCCACGATTATCTTTTCAAACTTCAT GACGGTGACTGGTGTATTGGTTGGCAAGAGGGAATCGAGGGAAAGGATGGAGATGATCTTTTTCTGTTAGGAG ATCTTGTGCTATCAAACAAGCTTTTTGTGTATGATCTTGAAAAAAAGACGCTTGGGTGGACTCAATATGACT GTTCTTCCAACATTAAGGTGAAAGATGATAGCTCTGAAAATGTGTATACAGTGGGAGCTCATAATATTTCATCAGCATCTACTACTACTTTTACATTATTCCTCACACTTATCTCTTTCCTATGTTATTTCTTCAACTAG